The following is a genomic window from Spirosoma agri.
GCAACCGCCTGCGGGCTTTGCAGATAGATTTGCACGTGAATCTGAGACCCCCGTCCTGGTGCCACATCGAAGGTAGCGTGGCCATCAACGACGCTCAGACGGCTTTCTATATTGCGAAGACCCAGCCCACTCAGTTTATTTTCGGTAACGGCGTCAAAATCGAACCCGACACCGTCATCCAGAACAGATAATCGTACGGCTTCGTTGTCGAACTGCAATTGAACGGTAACGGAGTGGGCGCGGGCATGTCGAATGGCATTGTTGACTAGTTCCTGCGCAATTCGATACAGCATCAGGTCAATAGCGGGCGACAACTGATCCATATGTTCGGGGCAGTTCAGGTGCACCTGTAGTTCATGGTCACTGGCTCGATCGATCAGCTCCTCCAGCGCTGCTATCAATCCGAACCGTTCGAGCGTGGTCGGTACCAGATCCCGGCTGATGCGTCGGACGTTGGTCATTGTCTCATCAATCATCAACCGGGTTTTCGTAATCTGAAGATTCATCCGGATCGTATCGCCCTCTATCTGCCGCTCCAGTTGATTGAGGCTCATTTTCGTCACCGACAGCATCGTACCAATGCCATCGTGCAGATCTTCAGCCAGTCGCCTGCGTTCTTCTTCCTGTCCCCGGAAGGTAGCCGCCATCAGCTCACGCCGGTGTTGTTCCTGTAATTCTTTGAGTGCCAGTAGTTGTTTGGCCTGTTTTTGCTGATAATAGGCCACAAAGATGATGATGAACACAGCCATCGTCAACAGTACTGCCGTACCAAAAGCAATTACGAAGCCAGAATCCATGAATGCATATCTAAACTAGGCCCAAAGCCTATCACAGTAAAATTGGTTAATCATAGGCTTACTCCAAACGGTTGACCGCACCCGTGAGCAAGTGGTGAAACACAGTATATTAACTCTTTTGGCGTCAATAAGTTACTATGCCAGATTTTCCTGATCGTATTTGCTTACCCAGAGTCCCAGAGCCGATATGAAGCAAAATAGTATGTATAGAATCTGACTGGCATTCCAGTATTTATCAAAAATTTCAGCGGGTACCTTGTTTATGTCTTTGTACCAGTATTCACTGAAAAGCACAATAAAAAAGGTACCCGATGAGTAAATAAGCAATCCGGCGACAAACCAGAACATGGTATGTTTTGTAATGCGCTTTACACGCATATCGGTCAGAATCTTATTAAAGTAGCTGAGCGACAGCGCAATAGCAAGCAGCCTAAACGCGGATAAGCTGATGGATGACACCTCTTCGCTTTTATAGGCAGCCAGGGTGACAAGGGTACAAATCAGCGTGAACGATGTGATGAGCCGCTTATGGGCAGGATTTTCGTAACAGCTGACAAATATGAAACCGAGCAGGATTGACTCAATAATTGGCTCTATATTTTGTAGAAACAGATTATTCGGGACTATGAACATGTATATCAGCGCGTATGTATCTTTCAGGAAGTGAAAAATAAAAAACAGCCAGACAAATTTTATCCCAAGCTTCAACAGGTCAAGTCTCAAAAAGCCAACGATTATCGGTAAGAGACTACTTAAATGGGCTAGTAAATCAAGTGGATAGCGCTCAAAAAAATGCAACAGCCTTTCCATAAGCGCAAAACGACTAAGAATTAGTGGGGCAGTGCTGCGGGCAGGTGTATCCGTCACCCAGGGTATCGTCACCCCTGTTGACAGACATATCCTTCAGGCTCCGGTTGTCCTGCTTGGTAACAATGTCCTGGCCTCTGGCATCGACCGCCGTTAACAATACGCGGGGTTTGAGTTGTCCGGTACCTTCTTTCGTGGGGTTGCCCTCCGCATCTTCCCAGCGTTTGGCGTGGTGAATGCGCAAACCCACACAGCCTTCCTTGTTGAGCAGTTCGTTTATTTGATTAATGCCAAAATACTCTGAACGAACGTAATCGTTGGCCGATAGACCCACCGCCAATTTTTGGTCACGGTAGGACCTGGTCATTGCCTTCGTTTCCTGAGGAGTTAAAAAACGCCCGGCGTTTTCAGTGAAAATAGTAGCCATTCCAGTAATAAATGATGAGAGAATTTTAGCCGAAAACTATCGCTAAACCTTGTGACAAACAATAGGCTACATTGTAGTTGTCTATTAAACGGTATTCTCAAGAAGCAATCAGGTAGTTCTACGTAGTAAAGTACGGACTTCTGCCCGATTGTGTCGCGTTACCTAAAAAGAGGGTTTCTGCTCTCGCCTAACCATTGGCTCACTGCTTACCTTTGTATCGTAGCTGATACGCAACCTCAGCAATACTATTTTTCATCTCATAGGTTAGGTTAGGATATCCCTGTCAACGTATTGATTGACAGGGATTTTTACATAGAGAAAATCTCCGATCTGATGATCATGGACTTACCTAAACGCTCATTTTAAATGAAATCGCATTCTTGTTGCCCGTGCGGAATGGAACGATCACTGTATTCATGCCGCATCCAGATTGGCTCCGCTAATCATATGCGATCTGAATGGAGCGAATAAGGCTGGGGTTTTTCTGGTCGCCTGATACGCTTATGCCTACGCGTGGTGCCCTGTCCCAGCGGGGTAGGAATGAGCCGTCCAACGGTGTATCGTTGAAGGGCTGAGGTTTTTTATCGGTAGCGCTCCAGTCAAACGAATAAAATTGACCAGAACGGCTGTGCAACCGCATCGTGATTGGGTTTGTTGTCTCCGGTATCGACTGGGTTTTTAGTACGCTACGGACACCCTCTTTTACCTGCCAAAGCTCTATTAATCCTCTTTTTACACCAAACCCTAGTGCATTACTGGCATCACCGTACAAGCATATACTTTGCAGCACGTCGGTTTGCGGATTCACTGATGATGAGAACGTGTACGTGCTATCTTTTACGACTAGGCCAAGGAAACTCCCGGCTGGCTCAGCCGTGCTGTTGACCAGCTGTAATTGCCCATTCTGAACAGCGAACGCGGGCTTCGGTAAACTCACATCCCACACCCAGGGAATTTCCGGTATTGTTTTGCTAAAGTCGACGGTCAAATCCGGTTCTTTTTTCTGACTAGCACCAAGTGGTGACTCAGCCTGGGCGGGCGTTGTTTTGCCGTATCGAAAAGCGGGCCACTGCGTTGTATCGTTCCAAATTAGTTCGCTCAATACACCCTGCCGACCGGTGAAGGTAAAATCAGTACCATGGTAAGCGTGGTGAAGATAAACGTAGCGATTGTCTGGCGTCGTGACTACGGTTCCATGTCCGGGACATTTCCAGGTTTCGTCGCTGACCAGCACCGG
Proteins encoded in this region:
- a CDS encoding PH domain-containing protein, giving the protein MATIFTENAGRFLTPQETKAMTRSYRDQKLAVGLSANDYVRSEYFGINQINELLNKEGCVGLRIHHAKRWEDAEGNPTKEGTGQLKPRVLLTAVDARGQDIVTKQDNRSLKDMSVNRGDDTLGDGYTCPQHCPTNS
- a CDS encoding glycoside hydrolase family 43 protein — protein: MAQSTHLPQTRTTYRNPVIAGDFADPSIIRVGNTYYAAGTSSEWGPAYPIYTSKDLVNWAYVGPVFETIPAWTMGSFWAPELFYRNDTFYVYYTARRKSDKRSYIGVASTRDLRKGFTDHGLLLEWTTEAIDAFVIDDSGKLYLTWKAYGLDKGKAIEILGAELSDDGLKVTGKAFTLIKAEPANWESGGAEGQAIFKRGRYYYMTYSGNACCGPRCNYQVGLARAETLQGPWEKYVGNPVLVSDETWKCPGHGTVVTTPDNRYVYLHHAYHGTDFTFTGRQGVLSELIWNDTTQWPAFRYGKTTPAQAESPLGASQKKEPDLTVDFSKTIPEIPWVWDVSLPKPAFAVQNGQLQLVNSTAEPAGSFLGLVVKDSTYTFSSSVNPQTDVLQSICLYGDASNALGFGVKRGLIELWQVKEGVRSVLKTQSIPETTNPITMRLHSRSGQFYSFDWSATDKKPQPFNDTPLDGSFLPRWDRAPRVGISVSGDQKNPSLIRSIQIAYD
- a CDS encoding sensor histidine kinase, whose translation is MDSGFVIAFGTAVLLTMAVFIIIFVAYYQQKQAKQLLALKELQEQHRRELMAATFRGQEEERRRLAEDLHDGIGTMLSVTKMSLNQLERQIEGDTIRMNLQITKTRLMIDETMTNVRRISRDLVPTTLERFGLIAALEELIDRASDHELQVHLNCPEHMDQLSPAIDLMLYRIAQELVNNAIRHARAHSVTVQLQFDNEAVRLSVLDDGVGFDFDAVTENKLSGLGLRNIESRLSVVDGHATFDVAPGRGSQIHVQIYLQSPQAVALSS